AATTCCAATCACCGGCGTTGAAACTAATGAACCATAACAATCCGGGCATGTTAGCAATAGTCGTACGGGGTAGTTTGCCTAACCCGTCACTTGAGGGGGGCTTTGAGCTGTTGCTGCTATTCTTGTTCAGTCGTTTTTCCAGCTCTGCTATTCATGCAGCTATTTGATCATAACCGCATAATTTTTCAAGTGTTTTTTACATTAATTTAATACCTGCCAGTTGCTGGAGATCCCTCGCTGCACTCGGGATGACGTGGGGAGTTACTAGTCTCGTTAAATTGCTAATATTTTATCATTTTTAGAGCGTGCAGTCATTATCATATCTTTTGAGGATTATAAAACAGGAGTTAAATCCCAGCGTCTTCAAATTGACAATCATTTATCATGTGGTTAAAATCGATCCTAAATTACCATTTTATAGACATAGAGTAAAGTACGTATGTTAACAAAACGAGGTATTGGATTAGCTTTAGAAAATGAAATTTATAAAAATCCTTTCTTGCAACAATGGCGCTTATATTTTTCCAGCCACTCACCGGAATCAGAAAGTAATATAAGAGCCATATTGAAAGGAACGGGGTTTGAATTAGTTTCATTTTATTCTGGTAGAGAGCGACCTTATTTAGAAACGTACGATACACATATGGAAATCAGAAAAACTGAAGAGGCCAATCCATTATGGAAGGATTTAATCCAACATATTATGGATGCTACCGAAGAAAATCGTAAGCGTCTCAGTAATGGTGTTAACCGCCTTTTAGCCGCCAATCCCACAGAATCAGAATGGCAATTCAGACTTGAATCAATCTATGATCGGCGTGTAGTCGATGAGATTTGTACCCAACTTAATCAAGAGGGGTTTATCGCCAAGTATGAGGAAGGATACTATAACCCATTCGATAGTTATCCTGCGCACATTAAAATTATTCGACATAATGCGAAGCCTTCTGCTGGGAAATATTCAGCGAATATACAGCCTCTACCTCGGCGTAAAACTTACGATGAGATTGCAAGAGAGTTTTCTCCTGAATTTATAGATTTTTTTGAAAATGCTTTTCCCAATACAAGTTATCGCCCATCCCCTTATTTTTTTGACGGTTATGGGCATTTTCAGTTATCAGAAACGCGTCAAGGTTATCTTTTTGAAGCTCGTATGGAGCAGGGAATAAATAAAAAATTTTTGATTCCTTACGCTTATGATCCATTTAATCCTGGAATAAGATTACATACAGTTTATTTAGAACCAGATGTATTGTTATTATCGCCTCAGTCAGAGAAGATGGCATTGAATAATGAAAAACTTCATATTGTTTTCATGCATTTGCTGCTGATAAATACACATTTAAACGCTACCTATGAGGTATTGAAAGAAAAACCAACGATTACCGTGCTACCATCATGCATTACTGACCATCTCGTTACTACTAAATCAAAATCTAAAAAAATGTCTGCTTTCGATGGATGTATAAAGCTTATTAAGCTTGCCGTTAATAACTTATTATTAATAGAACCTTTTAATGATGTACAAAGTCCAGAGCGTACGGCGTTAATGATGTTTGAGTGGAATGTTGGAAAAAAATTAGAAGCACTCATGCTTGATCAGAGTAAACAACCTAAAGCATTCAATCCGGCAGAAGTGAGAGCTATGTATAACGCAGAAGTAAACACATTAATACAAATATTAAAAAATCAAGAGCTAAAAAATAAAGTATATTCAGTCTTGATGGCCACTTGTGGTTTGGTATTAGGTGTTCTTGCTGCGGTACCTTTGGGCATTCCATTATGTTTTTCTTCTGTTAGGAGTTATATCGGCTCTTTTTTGTTTCCCCCCAAATGTCTGCACAGCAATTTCAAAGACAAATGCAAGAAACCATGATTCAGTTACAAGAAGTAATATCTAATCAAATAGAGGGGGCTGACATACCTGCTGTTATTAGACCTGAGACGTCGGAACTTGCGCTGTGATACAAATATTTACAGGGGCGCAAGATTAATTTTTTCTATCCATTGATTTTCTGCATTTTCTTACCTTTTTTATTAATCGATTATTTCCCTGGATTTATAATGAATAAATTTACAGTTTAAAAAAGCTTGACTATGACGTTGCGTCATACATTAACCTTGGAAACAAGGAGGAAAAAACGATGAAACAATGGCAAGCAAAAGAGTTTGCAAATCTTGCGCAAGTGTCAGTACGTACACTGCATCATTATGACAAAATTGGTTTGCTCAAACCCAGTTTGCGCCAAAGTAACAATTATCGTTTGTACTCCGAAGAGGATTTATTAAAGTTACAACAGATTATTGCGCTTAAATTTTTTGGTTTTGAATTATCTCAAATCCAGGAATTTCTTACCAGAAATGATGATGTGCCTGATAACCTTGCTATGCAATCCAGGTTCTTACGGGAAAAAGCAGCATCATTAATGGAAGCAAGTGCCATATTAGATCGAATATCTCAAGATTGTAACAATAATAAATCCATCCCTTGGAAAAAAGTTATCGAACTTATTGAGGTATATAAAATGACGCAACAACTTGAAGATACCTGGGTTAAAGAAATCTTTACGCCCGATGAGCTGAAGGAGTATGCAAAATTCGAAACAGAGTTGAAATCAAATTCGACACCAGAACAAAAGGAAAGGTTTGAAAAAGATTGGTTTAATCTTGTTGAAGAATTTAAGAATCATTTGCACGAGGATCCAAATTCCGAAACGGGTATTTATTTAGGGAAAAAATTGATGGATTGGGTTAACAATCTATATGGTAAGAAATATGCGCACCTTCGAACTAAAAAATTCGAAAAAGGTTTTGGTGAAGGAAAGGGACTTGAACAGCATGGATTGACGCCAGAAATTGTAGCTTGGATGGATAAGGCAATGGATGCTTATTTGAAACAACGTGCTTATAGCATTTTGGATAATGTTGGAAAAATTTCTTCATCTAAGTTATTGCAAAGCTGGAATCAATTAATGGATGAAATATGTGGTGAGCAAATAGATAAAAAAGCGACTATCACAGCCATTGCCTTACAGGATGAAAAAATCAGTCCGAAAGCCAAAGAATGGTTAAAATCTGTATACAAGCTATAAGTGTTTAAGCCATGGCCTTCTTTTTATAGAAGGTCGTGGTTGATCAGAGACTAAAATGTAATCTACTTTAGACGCTTATCTTGTTTTTGGTTTGGTATCTTCTGAGTTATCCTCAGTTATTTCATTTGACATTTTATGGTGAAGTTTTTCAAGTTTATCTTGACTATTTGTATTTGCGAAAAATAAAGCATGTCCAGTGGTCTTATAATGGAGATAGTGAACAGCACCTAATGTAAGTGCTGCAATAAAATTAACAACTCCTTTCAATATATATCGAGCAATTTTTGATGAGGTGCTTCTATCGTTACCTAAAACATCTCGACAGTAATTATCTTTTGCCAGATTAAGATTTTTAATTAGTTCATTTTTGCTATTTGAATCTTTTGAAAGCGCCGTATGGAAAGTTTCTAAGGCCTTGAAACAATCAATGAAGTAATATTTTGAATGTTCTACGGCACTTTGATGTTTACTTTTATTATCTTTTAAATTTAATAAAATATCATTTACTGCTGAGTGAATTTTTTCTACGCTGGCGCAAAATTCTTTATTATCAATCATTAACTGTATTTGATCTTGTGTGAGTGTTTCTCCAGCCAAATCTACAATCGCTAAAAGAGCATGGTTTGATAGTTGTTCATGGTGTTCAACGAGTATTTTTCTAATAAATTCGTTGCTTGACAATAGATGTAAATGTTTTGAGGTTAATGGTATATTTCTGTCGTTTAAGAGTTTAGAAACTTCAAAAAATTCCCTTGGTTTTTTATGTCATAGGTATCAATGATGTTTTGACGGAACTCAAAATAAAACTTTGCAATGTTATTATAATATTGCCTTCCTTTTAATTCATTACATTGCTTCATTAAATTATTTAATGTAAACAATAGTGATAAAGCATCTGATTCATTGATTAGAGGTAACGAACTTAATACGTTATTGGCCAGTGCCATTACAATAACCTGTTCGGTGATTGCAAGATGATCGTCATTTTTAGCATAGGTGATCAGTAATTTCAGAGCATCTTGAGGTTTAAAATGATGAGCCAGATATATCTGCGCGGTCTGAACCAGGCAATCCAAATCGTCGGATGCATCCGGACTAAGCCTAATTTGATCCACGACGCGGGCTAACGCTGTACTAAAATGCCCAAAACTATCTCTTTGATCGATAATGCCCCGTGAAGCATCTCTCAGCTCTTTTTGTGTGGATGTAACAAAATAAAGCTCATTGAGATTGGATAACATGTCTCGATGCTCTACAACCTTCCTGGAGGCAAGAGAGGTTTGGGTTAAAATATTTCTTAACAAAGCGCCGTTACTGAAATGTTGTTCTTTAATTTCTTCTAAGGTATCGCCACAAATAGAGCTAATATAAGCACCAACTCGAAGATCTAAATGCTTTGCATAGTCTTCCCGAGAATATTCTTGCATCTCCCTAATGACATCACTGTCAAATTGGTCTTTTGAACAAATGGCCAACATGCGCCCATACTGTGCTTGATCTGCATGAATCATTCCAAATTTTTGATGGCTTTCGTGAATAATGATGGATAATTTTCCTGTATTGATTAAATGTTGAACTTCCGGATCTAAGTGCAAATTTTTATACAGAGCAGTTGTAGCATCAATAATCAAGGTAACAGGCTTTGTTCTTTTCGCCTCAATAATATTTCGTTTTACAAACTTATTAATATCAACCCCAGGCGTTAAACCTTCTGGGTTTACTATAGGGCCAGCGGATAACACAAAAATATCAGCGTCCGCACTACTGGTTGTTTTGGTAATATAATCAAATTCAAAATAGCTTGGTTTAAATACTTTAACTAATGGTGGTTCTCCTGATGGCGTTTTCATTTTCAATGCCAGCTTCATTGCTAGCATATACGCATTGGTACCAGACATTGCTGGACATGCCAGAAAACTGGCTTTATCCATAGTTGCACTGTCTATTGCTAATGATTTATCCAGCGTGTGCCGAGACTCTGTAAGAAAATCACTAAAGCCTTGCTCCAAATCTTCTGCTTCTGTTCGTTCTAGCAGGGAGAGGCTTATCTCATGAATGGTTGCGTATACAGAAAAAGCAAACTTAGGATAATCGTATTCATAAAACGTATTTGCCATGTCTATCATGCAGGCAATGCGTTGTATCGCTTCAGGTTTTATATTTTTAGGTAGATTTTTTAAAATTTTTGTAAGCATACTGCTAATTTTTGCGTCGGATGATGAAGATCTCTTGCGATGAATGAGAGCTTATCATAAATGCTACTTTCGATTAATTCTTCGGAGGTTTTAGGTAAGTTATCATCCAGAGTTATTTTTTTGGGGATAACAAATTCATCTTTATTTTGAATATTAACAGCTATCTCCCACGGAGATGCGATTAGCCCTGCCGCTCTCAAGACGCGAATAATCTGTGCCTTATTATGGCCATGCTTTGGTAAACATAACAAACCGACGGAGTGATTTTCATCCCTGATAATTCGAGGAAGTTCATGTGGGAAAAAATGATTATATATTTCTAAAATGGGTGTATTTTTCAACAATGTAACAGGAATAAAGGTATGGCTGGCCTGTTCTTTTAGATCAATTCTAAATTCCTGTAGCAGTTTATCAAGCAAATCACCTGAAAGATCATCATCACGATGATAAAAAGCGCCTCTATGAATATATGGATTATTTATTCGATGTTTTGAGGAAAGATTCAATTCCGCGACATGCCTACCGAACATAATGTGTGATAGTAAGTATTGTTCATCACCTTTATCCATTAGAGAGAGGTAAGTAAAATAAGGACTTTCTACAATGGCCTGCTTTACTTTTCTTTTACGCCAAACTCTTTGGATGACTGTCGCTGCATGTGCCTTTTGTTGCTCATCAGGCTCTTTTCGTGGGCTATCGCTTCTGTCAGCATGAGTTGGCTCATGCTTTTTAGGCAGACTTAATTTAGCGACATTTTCTTCAATGAAGCGATTTAAATCTCGTAATGCTTTATTGGCTTCAATTAATTTCATAATTATACAAAGCATATTGCCTTATATTTATATTAATTGAGTAATATTAAGTCTTTATTAAGTAGGCAGGTAGGCGCACTCTTTATTTATATAAAGGTTGTTAAGAAGGAAATAAGCAGAAATTAAGGCGAAACTAATTTAATTGTTTTCAAATTGAGGGTTTAGCATGCCAATGAAAGTTTTCCCTTTGGGGAATTAACTTCAGGGAAAACGATGGATATGTTAGTTGATATCGGTTTTATATCTATTGGCCATAGCCTCTAATTTGTCTATGTCAGAGGAACACAGGTATGCTTTCATTTCATTTATTTTTTCGTCCGACCACTCATAAATATTGAGTGCTAACAGTCGCTTTATTGTCTCATTATCAAAACGTTTTTTAACGATTTTTGCGGGATTGCCTGCAATAATCGTGTAGGGTTCTACGTCTTTTGTAACGATTGCATTAGCGGCTATAACCGCACCTTCTCCTATTTGGATGCCAGGCATTATCATTGCGCGCATGCCTATCCATACACCGTCACCTATCACGGTATCACCGCGCGATTCATAGGATTCGATGTAGTTATTTTTAAAGGGGTATAGACTAAACCAATCAACTCGATGATTATTATTGCCTCCTAGCATGATTACTGCTTCTGCAGCAATACAAACATAATCACCTATGTATAATTGATCTATTTTCCAACGAGGTTCCCAATGATTGAGACTATATTCATCTCCATATAGATAGCGTACGACGGATTCCTCAAAATTATCGGTCCAGGCATTTGAGTAGTAGCTATGCGTGCCTTTAATATGAATATTTGGATTTTTAACACTTTGATGAAGTAGTTCTATCTTAGACCAATGCTTCTTAGTCATTTATTACTCAGGTAGCTATGAAATTGGCTAATATTCACACGTACTAGGGATTAGAGCAATAAAATATATTAAAGATTTTTGATAAAATTGTATCGTTTCATATTTGAAACGTTTGACGTTGATTATCAACGGTCATTTGTTCTTCAAGTTGCGATTTAAGATTGATAAAGTCTATTGTTCGTATTTCATACAACGCTCGCATGGCGGCTAAATCCAAAAGTGCACGGCCATAGGGTACTGAGCGGGAGCCTTGTGCCGGCTGGCGGCTGTCCAAACCTTTCAATATAGCAAAATCAACACCTAATTTAGAATTAGATGAAAACCAATTTTCGTGCTTACGAGTTAGCCAATTATAAAATTGTTTTGATGATTTTGGCTGTGAGGTAAAGTGAGGTACTGGGTAAAAAGGTTTGTCAGAGCAGTACTCATACACAACATGCATCGGTAGAAGTTTTTGTGCACCACCAACTCCTTCTCGCCATTGCTTATTAATAGCATCCCAATTTTTAATTCCGGGTACGTTCGTGGAATCCACTTGCGTTTGCAGTTCTTTAATGATGGTGTTTGCAAAATCAAAATGCTTTTCGGTGATTGTTTCTTCGTGAAATCTATAGGTGACGCCTTCTGTAATTACTTTCTCGTATTGAGAAAGTAATTTTGCTAATACTGCTTTACCTTCTTCGTTTTGGGGTATGCAATGAAGCATCATCGTCCACATATGCTTATCCAGGGCCCAAAGCGCATATTCAAAAGCACTGATATGTTCAAAGGTTCGCCCAGAGCAATCCGTTATGCGATCCTTTTTAAACATTAAACTCACGTCATTGTTTAATATCGTACGAACCGCATCATGCTCACCACGCACGATATGCCCTAACAGCTTGCGAACGTCCGCCATGGGTTTATATAAAGCCCTATACTTGGTTGAAGCGATAGAAAGTTTTAATAAATCAGCTGTGGATAAATACTGCGCTTTTTTTCTTTGGATTTCCTGCGGGAATTTATCAAGCAATTCAGTGCCTGGCATGCGTTTTGTCTTAATGGTAAGTCAATTTGGAAGAAGTATTATACCTGAGTCATTTGGATATTAATATATCTATGTGGGTTATAATAATCCATAAATAATTGCTTTCAAAAACTTATACATCAATGTATTGCTGGTTGTGTGATTTCAACCAGTGATCTGACATTGCCTCTTTATAACCATTATCATGAGAGTTTCCTCTGGAAACTCTCAAATTAAAGGTGTCAATTAAGTCAAAACTGGTTCATATAAAGTAGGTTGTATCAACCTGTAATCTGATTGCCAGATTTGATGTCTTTATGAATAAGACTTTCAAAATTATTGTTGTCAGGGTTAACAAATAAATACCCATTTCCTAACGGATAAGTTAGGGCGCACACTTCTTTGCTATTAAACCAGTGTTTCCAAGTTACGCATAAGGTACCATCATCTTTTACCCTCCAGGTACCATCGTCGGTTTGTGGGTCATTCCCTTGTGGTTTTTTAGTAAATTTTCCTGTAATTTGGCCATTTTTATCGAAATAACCCATGAATGAGTCTGCAATGAGCCGGTTATCTAGATTTGCGAGTGGTATGCTTTTGATGGTCTTTCCCTGAAAGGTACTAAGTACTTCCTCTTTTGAGAGGCTCGTGAGCGTCTCGGCAAATGCTGAATAACTAAAAAGTACCGCAGATATCGCAATAGCTTTTTTCATAATAAATATCTCCTTAATGTAATAGTCCATAAATTCTTAGGTAAAGATAAGTCATTTCATTATTAATAACAAATAAATTCATTAATCAGCTGTCATTGTTTGATTAAGAGGTGTGTATATTATAAATACATTCAGGCCTTATTTATGGGATCAATGAATCGTCTCTAGTCATGAGATAAAGACGGTTATTTTTCAAGGTTTTTAATGGGCTGCTCACAGACTTATCCACAGATTTTGTGGATAAACTTGAAAGTCAGCAAGGATTAAACATGGTAATTAAGCTTATATTGATTGGAATGATGTGATTTGAATGCGCGATTGGGAAAGAATCTGAAGATTGAATAAAAAAGATATCCACAGGTTGCTTCAGGATATATTCTACACTGCTTGGCACTAAATCTTACCAGAGAAAATTTAAAAAAACAGACTTGACGATTAACTATTTTTTAGAATGTACATTGATGAGTTTTAGTTGTTCAATTTGTTTATGCGATATATCTTTAAGTAGTTATACCAAGCAGTTGTCATGAAGATAACAAATTTCTTGGCAATATCCGAAAAAGCATCAAGAGTAATCCGGATAAAGATGTGTAGTGAGAACTGTTTATGATAAAATTGCTCGCATTCTGACTTTATTGATATTTAGGAGATAAATATGCTCTCAAAAGAGCAAATTCGTCGAAAGGCTGGTATTCCGGCTACTGATACGAGTCGGGATCAACATATTGCCAACCAAGCTAAAATTAGCGCTACCCTGGAATACAGGAAATGGGGTTTTTTTGGTAAATTAATCCCTACAATTGATTATCTGCAAGCATCCTATGTTACTGGGGTTGCTGTTACAACTGCAGCAGAGAAAGCAATCGAAGCAGATACAATGATGAAACCATAAGCAACAAAAACTTAAGTTGGCTTGATAATAAATTAAAGATTCGTTAGCAGATCAGGAAAATAAAGAGGATTTTAATAAGAGAAAGATTATGCCAGTTATTAGTGAAAGGCAATTTGCAGAAATTAAAAACCAATTAAAAGAGAAGCAAGTGATTTGTGAGCAAATTGCTCATTGGAAACAACTCTCTCCCTGGCTAAAACAAATCACATCCCAGCCAGAGTTTCCTCCAGATTTTATAAACGAGTTACGCGGGATTCGCTCAGCTATTCTATCGTTTAATATTGATAAAAACACATTGGGTTTGGCTGTGTTTTATAATGAACTTTGTAAACTTCTGGCTCTACCACAGCCACTATTAAAACCAATGGATACTAATATCATGATGAAGCATATAGCATTGTTCCAGAGGATTCGCGATTATGCCAAAAAAGTAGATGAATACATCACAAGTTTATATGAAGGTTCTCTCAAGGAGTTGGACTATAGCGAGTTTTGGAGGTTACTTGAAGATATAAGTGCTACTCCAGAAGAAGACACACGCAAGCAGGCAAAGGAAAAATTTGCTAACACTATATTTTCACGTTTATCGCAGTTCAATCCAAAAATTTACATGGATACCATTTCTTATCTGGAAGAGCCCAATGAGTTAAATAGACTTAGGGGTTTCTCCTAATGCATAGTAATTGGTTATCTCTATGAGTTTTTAAGAAGGATGCTTATATATAATTTCTTGCAAGAGCCTGGACAATTTCTAACTCATCCAGCTGTTAAATAATTCTTAGCAGCTGAGTATATTCAGAGACAGTTGCCTATAAATAGTCGCAATCTGTATTTTAATTTGGTTGCTGATTATCTTTATCTGGTTTCGCAGGTTGTGCTCCTTCTGGAGATTGGGTCTTCTCAGGAGCTTGCATAGGTTCAGGAGGTTGTACGCCTTGTGAGGGTTGAGATTCTTGAGGAGCTTGCATAGGTTCAGGAGGTTGTACGCCTTGTGAGGGTTGAGATTCCTGAGGAGCTTGCATAGGTTCAGGAGGTTGTATGCCTTGTGAGGGTTGAGATTCCTGAGGAGCTTGCACGGGCTCTGCAGGTTGAGCTTCTTCCTGAGGTTGAGATTCCTGAGGAGCTTGCACGGGCTCTGCAGGTTGAGGTTCTTCCTGGGGTTGAGATTCTTGGGGAGCTTGCACGGGCTCTGCAGGTTGAGCTTCTTCCTGGGGTTGAGATTCTTGGGGAGTTTGCACGGGCTCTGCAGGTTGAGCTTCTTCCTGGGGTTGAGATTCTTGGGGAGCTTGCACGGGCTCTGCAGGTTGAGCTTCTTCCTGAGGTTGAGATTCTTGGGGAGCTTGCACGGGCTCTGCAGGTTGAGCTTCTTCCTGGGGTTGAGATTCCTGAGGAGCTTGTGCAGGTTCTGCAGGTTGTGTTTCTTCTTTTGGTTGAGCTTCTTTGGCTGGCAAGGCTTGGTCAGTTTCTTTGACTGGTTCTGGAGTTTGTTGAGGATCTACAAGTTGCACTTGTGTCTCTTCTCCTGGTTTTTTAGGTTGCATATTCTGAGCTTCTTCTGCAGTTAAGGGCTCACCTGGATTTTTTGTGAGTAATTCTTGCTCTTCAGAAAATGGAACTGGGGCGGGGGCGGTTCAGTTTTCACGAGGACTGGTTTGTCCTCAATGGTTTTCGATGGTTGAGCCTCAGTTGGTTTTTCTCCTCCTAATACACTTGTTTCTTCAGGAGCGATTGCAGCCACAGGCGTTACAGGCACATTTGCTAAATTTTTTTCAGTTACTGGAACATACGCTTCTTCAACAGGTTGGGATTGAACAAATGCTTGTGTTGGTACGGCAGTGACTGCATTGCCAATGGCAAGATTCTGATAATTAATCACCGTATTTGGGTTTTGATAGATATTGGTCACATAAGTTTGATTAATGATGGTATTGCTAACATTGATTTGGGTAAAATAATTGCGGCTTACCTGGTAGGGAGGAATATATGCCTCTCCCGGTCCTAATGGGAACCAGGCAATGCCGACCGTATCTTCTGCAACAATGAAATTTCTCCCACCAACGAATGCAACCAGGGCAGGAGCATAAAGCGGCTCAGCAGCTACAGGTCCAGGAACCCAAGCCCATCTTCTCTCAATAAACACCCAACGTCCATAATGAAATGGGGCAAATCCCCACGGTTGATCATCCACCCATGTCCAACCCCAGCCTCGAATCCATACCCAGTGTCCATCTCGGTAAGGAACCCAGTCGGTCTCAACTCTATCAGGAACCCAGACATAGCCGTATTTTTTGACGGATTTCCATTGACCATGGTCAGCAAGATCTTCATAACCAATCATTGCTTTGGAAACGTGTTTTATGGCTGTTTTTTGAGCACGGCGATCTCGCTCCAGGCTCCAGCGATCAAATTCATCGATGGGACCGATGGCGTTACAAATGTACCCCTGAAGATTTCTTCCTTTAAACTGACATGATTTCCCTGCACTGATCTTCAATGCAGCCTTTTCACCATAAATGGTTGCTGTACCTTTCCTTACAGTCACGGTGGTGGAATTTTTTTCTACATCAATGCGGTAATATCCACGTGTTTGAATCGACAAGGCAAGGTTTGGTGTATTAACTTCATATCGTTGTTTAGGTTTTAAACGAGTTATGCTTAAAACCAGTGTTCCTTCAGTCAATTGAAATTGAGCGAGTTCATTATTAAAGTTCAGGATTTTTAAATTGGTTTGCTCCCCTGCACGAAGGGTGGCTAATCCAAGTTGTAATTCAATTCGAGCGTTTGTATCTAACCAAAGACTATCCCCAAGAATGAGAGGTCGATTAAGTTTTGCTTTTACCCATTTGGTGGTTCCAGCAGGTAAAAGACTGACAA
This genomic interval from Legionella oakridgensis ATCC 33761 = DSM 21215 contains the following:
- a CDS encoding MerR family transcriptional regulator produces the protein MKQWQAKEFANLAQVSVRTLHHYDKIGLLKPSLRQSNNYRLYSEEDLLKLQQIIALKFFGFELSQIQEFLTRNDDVPDNLAMQSRFLREKAASLMEASAILDRISQDCNNNKSIPWKKVIELIEVYKMTQQLEDTWVKEIFTPDELKEYAKFETELKSNSTPEQKERFEKDWFNLVEEFKNHLHEDPNSETGIYLGKKLMDWVNNLYGKKYAHLRTKKFEKGFGEGKGLEQHGLTPEIVAWMDKAMDAYLKQRAYSILDNVGKISSSKLLQSWNQLMDEICGEQIDKKATITAIALQDEKISPKAKEWLKSVYKL
- a CDS encoding CatB-related O-acetyltransferase, with the protein product MTKKHWSKIELLHQSVKNPNIHIKGTHSYYSNAWTDNFEESVVRYLYGDEYSLNHWEPRWKIDQLYIGDYVCIAAEAVIMLGGNNNHRVDWFSLYPFKNNYIESYESRGDTVIGDGVWIGMRAMIMPGIQIGEGAVIAANAIVTKDVEPYTIIAGNPAKIVKKRFDNETIKRLLALNIYEWSDEKINEMKAYLCSSDIDKLEAMANRYKTDIN
- a CDS encoding DUF6600 domain-containing protein: MKTTSAKFCALTCVLVVFLTFILSNTVIADPASRVARISYTNGIVSLLPAGTTKWVKAKLNRPLILGDSLWLDTNARIELQLGLATLRAGEQTNLKILNFNNELAQFQLTEGTLVLSITRLKPKQRYEVNTPNLALSIQTRGYYRIDVEKNSTTVTVRKGTATIYGEKAALKISAGKSCQFKGRNLQGYICNAIGPIDEFDRWSLERDRRAQKTAIKHVSKAMIGYEDLADHGQWKSVKKYGYVWVPDRVETDWVPYRDGHWVWIRGWGWTWVDDQPWGFAPFHYGRWVFIERRWAWVPGPVAAEPLYAPALVAFVGGRNFIVAEDTVGIAWFPLGPGEAYIPPYQVSRNYFTQINVSNTIINQTYVTNIYQNPNTVINYQNLAIGNAVTAVPTQAFVQSQPVEEAYVPVTEKNLANVPVTPVAAIAPEETSVLGGEKPTEAQPSKTIEDKPVLVKTEPPPPQFHFLKSKNYSQKIQVSP